Proteins encoded together in one Falco biarmicus isolate bFalBia1 chromosome 4, bFalBia1.pri, whole genome shotgun sequence window:
- the INSIG1 gene encoding insulin-induced gene 1 protein — MPRLENCAWSCSCTARGRHKTQLGDTAAGLAAKVGEMLSSSVPSPSLALVGHGAHSPSTASASSSTTTTSTLNLSQHLVQRSVVLFVVGAFMALVLNLLQIQRNVTLFPDEVISTLFSSAWWVPPCCGTAAAVVGLLYPCIDSHLGEPHKFKREWASVMRCIAVFVGINHASAKLDFANNIQLSLTLAALSLGLWWTFDRSRSGLGLGITIAFVATLITQFLVYNGVYQYTSPDFLYIRSWLPCIFFSGGVTVGNIGRQLAMGIPEKPHND; from the exons ATGCCCAGGCTGGAGAACTGCGCCTGGAGCTGTTCCTGCACTGCCAGGGGAAGGCACAAAACCCAGCTGGGGGACACGGCTGCTGGGCTGGCCGCCAAGGTGGGCGAGATGCTGAGTTCCTCCGTACCGAGCCCCTCGCTGGCATTGGTGGGTCACGGAGCACACAGCCCCAGTACcgccagtgccagcagcagcaccaccaccaccagcaccttGAACTTGAGTCAACACCTGGTGCAGAGGAGTGTGGTCCTCTTCGTTGTCGGTGCTTTCATGGCCCTGGTGCTGAACTTGCTGCAGATCCAGAGGAATGTGACTCTGTTCCCCGACGAAGTCATTTCTActctcttctcctctgcctggTGGGTGCCCCCATGCTGCGGGACAGCAGCAG CTGTTGTTGGCCTGCTGTATCCCTGCATTGACAGCCACCTTGGGGAACCACACAAATTCAAGAGAGAATGGGCCAGCGTAATGCGATGTATAGCAGTTTTCGTTGGCATTAACCATGCAAGTGCT AAACTAGATTTTGCAAACAACATCCAGCTGTCCCTGACTCTAGCAGCCTTATCACTGGGTCTGTGGTGGACATTTGATCGTTCAAGAAGTGGTCTCGGACTTGGAATTACAATAGCCTTTGTAGCAACTCTGATAACCCAGTTTCTTGTATATAATGGTGTTTATCA GTATACATCCCCAGATTTTCTTTACATTCGTTCTTGGCTTCCATGTATATTTTTCTCAGGAGGTGTGACTGTAGGAAACATAGGACGCCAACTGGCTATG GGTATTCCAGAGAAACCACACAATGACTAA